A genomic region of Xanthomonas campestris pv. phormiicola contains the following coding sequences:
- the dut gene encoding dUTP diphosphatase — protein sequence MTIPTPYPLQVKLLDPRFGDSWPLPDYATEASAGLDLRAATEAPLTLAPGDTALIPSGLSIYIADPQLCAVVLPRSGLGHRHGIVLGNGTGLIDADYQGPLLISVWNRGREPFTIAPGDRIAQLVVMPVVRVALQVVDTFADSARGTGGFGHTGVR from the coding sequence ATGACCATCCCCACGCCGTACCCGCTGCAGGTCAAACTGCTCGACCCGCGCTTCGGCGACAGCTGGCCGCTGCCGGACTACGCCACCGAGGCCAGCGCCGGACTCGATCTGCGCGCGGCCACCGAGGCGCCGCTGACCCTGGCGCCGGGCGATACCGCGTTGATCCCCAGCGGGCTGTCGATCTACATCGCCGATCCGCAGCTGTGCGCGGTGGTGTTGCCGCGCTCCGGGCTGGGCCATCGCCACGGCATCGTGCTCGGCAACGGCACCGGCCTGATCGATGCCGACTACCAGGGACCGCTGCTGATCAGCGTCTGGAACCGCGGCCGCGAGCCGTTCACCATCGCCCCGGGCGACCGCATCGCGCAGCTGGTGGTGATGCCGGTCGTGCGCGTTGCCCTGCAGGTGGTGGATACTTTCGCCGACAGCGCCAGGGGAACGGGTGGATTCGGCCATACCGGAGTGCGCTGA
- a CDS encoding SPOR domain-containing protein yields the protein MAARRGKTQARRNSGNGTPGWVWLIAGVAIAAVVFLAAPGLFKKDGDGFLRVGGPRANPDAQPAPVADADVDAAPELPKPAATAAGSTKPEAKKDAQTQYDFYTLLPGKEVQMSDAELAASARAEAARQARAPQAAATATPATATAAATAPATAAAVSNPTPLPETAAASVPANSVATATKPTAAATAPAATAAAPDNARYILQAGSFGASGDAESTKAKLAMLGLSARVESAQISGKTVYRVRMGPYGTASELAAAKQKLTGSGLPAIAIKAQ from the coding sequence ATGGCAGCACGACGCGGTAAGACGCAGGCGCGACGCAACAGCGGCAACGGCACGCCCGGATGGGTATGGCTGATCGCCGGCGTGGCGATCGCGGCAGTGGTATTCCTGGCGGCACCGGGCCTGTTCAAGAAGGACGGCGACGGCTTCCTGCGCGTGGGCGGCCCGCGCGCCAACCCGGATGCGCAGCCGGCGCCGGTGGCCGATGCCGATGTGGACGCGGCGCCGGAACTGCCCAAGCCGGCGGCGACGGCGGCCGGCAGCACCAAGCCCGAGGCCAAGAAGGACGCACAGACCCAGTACGACTTCTATACCTTGCTGCCCGGCAAGGAAGTGCAGATGTCCGACGCCGAACTGGCCGCCAGCGCGCGTGCCGAGGCTGCCCGACAGGCACGCGCGCCGCAGGCGGCCGCCACCGCCACGCCGGCCACGGCAACCGCGGCCGCGACCGCTCCGGCAACGGCGGCGGCGGTGTCCAATCCGACCCCGCTGCCCGAAACGGCCGCCGCGAGCGTGCCCGCCAACAGCGTGGCCACGGCGACCAAGCCGACGGCGGCAGCGACCGCGCCCGCGGCAACCGCCGCCGCGCCGGACAACGCCCGCTACATCCTGCAGGCCGGTTCGTTCGGCGCCTCCGGCGATGCCGAATCGACCAAGGCCAAGCTGGCGATGCTGGGCCTGTCGGCGCGCGTGGAATCGGCGCAGATCAGCGGCAAGACCGTGTACCGCGTGCGCATGGGGCCGTACGGCACCGCCAGCGAACTGGCCGCGGCCAAGCAGAAGCTGACCGGCAGCGGACTGCCGGCAATCGCGATCAAGGCGCAGTGA
- a CDS encoding glycosyltransferase, producing the protein MREQQHAAPAHGATVAIFTLGTRGDIQPLLALGRGLQQRGHTVRIVTSANFAEQIRAAGLSFFALSGDFQALLENDPSIAERGLQWKAMATVFRERMAFWARDWAAQGQLASTGADLLIGVGSGSLLAAALGEACAIPVVFAQLQPLTASRYLPPMPLAGRNVPGPLSMAAYQLMRLAVWRVMRPAIDQCVRAQLGLRPYPWYGPYFHRGSAQVSVLYGFSPQVLPRPRDWPASVQICGYWMLHESQWQPPAALQAFLDAGPAPVYIGFGSMVSADPQAFAATLVEAVRRSGRRAVLASGWGGLDAAQAHADAQIFPLQQAPHAWLFPRMSAIVHHGGAGTTGAAAAAGVPSVVVPFYGDQPFWAHCLARQGVAPPALARAGLQAQTLANALEQAAQPAMVQAAAQLGARIRTEDGVATAVAWLERWGVLPRLGRGERDRDRAVTQQVLGAGRR; encoded by the coding sequence ATGCGTGAGCAACAGCATGCCGCGCCGGCGCACGGGGCGACGGTGGCGATCTTCACCCTGGGCACGCGCGGCGATATCCAGCCGCTGCTCGCGCTGGGGCGCGGACTGCAGCAGCGCGGCCACACGGTGCGCATCGTCACCAGCGCCAACTTCGCCGAGCAGATCCGCGCTGCCGGTCTGAGCTTCTTCGCGCTCAGCGGCGACTTCCAGGCCTTGCTCGAAAACGATCCGAGTATCGCCGAGCGCGGGCTGCAGTGGAAGGCGATGGCGACGGTGTTCCGCGAGCGCATGGCGTTCTGGGCCAGGGACTGGGCCGCGCAAGGGCAGTTGGCGAGCACGGGCGCCGATCTGCTGATCGGCGTCGGCAGCGGCAGCCTGCTCGCCGCAGCGCTGGGCGAGGCGTGCGCGATTCCGGTGGTGTTCGCGCAGTTGCAGCCTTTGACCGCGTCGCGGTACTTGCCGCCGATGCCGCTGGCCGGGCGCAACGTGCCGGGGCCGCTGAGCATGGCCGCCTACCAACTGATGCGCCTGGCGGTGTGGCGGGTGATGCGGCCGGCGATCGACCAGTGCGTGCGCGCGCAGCTCGGGCTGCGTCCTTATCCCTGGTACGGGCCTTACTTCCATCGCGGTTCGGCGCAGGTGTCGGTGTTGTACGGCTTCAGCCCGCAGGTGCTGCCGCGCCCGCGCGACTGGCCCGCGTCGGTACAGATCTGCGGCTACTGGATGCTGCACGAATCGCAGTGGCAGCCGCCCGCGGCATTGCAGGCGTTTCTCGACGCCGGTCCGGCGCCGGTCTACATCGGCTTCGGCAGCATGGTCAGCGCCGATCCCCAGGCATTCGCCGCGACGCTGGTCGAGGCGGTGCGGCGCAGCGGCCGGCGCGCGGTGCTGGCCAGCGGCTGGGGTGGGCTGGACGCCGCGCAGGCGCATGCCGATGCGCAGATCTTCCCTCTGCAGCAGGCGCCGCATGCCTGGCTGTTCCCGCGCATGTCCGCGATCGTGCATCACGGCGGCGCCGGCACCACCGGCGCGGCGGCGGCGGCGGGCGTGCCCTCGGTGGTGGTGCCGTTCTACGGCGACCAGCCGTTCTGGGCGCACTGCCTGGCGCGGCAGGGCGTGGCACCGCCGGCGCTGGCCCGCGCCGGCCTGCAGGCGCAGACCCTGGCCAACGCACTCGAGCAGGCGGCGCAACCGGCGATGGTGCAGGCCGCGGCGCAGCTGGGTGCGCGCATCCGCACCGAGGATGGCGTGGCGACGGCCGTGGCGTGGCTGGAACGTTGGGGCGTGTTGCCGCGGCTCGGGCGTGGCGAACGCGATCGCGATCGCGCGGTGACGCAGCAGGTCCTGGGAGCGGGAAGACGCTAG
- a CDS encoding DUF4865 family protein — translation MIAMQYSIALPADYDMTIIQRRIVDKGPLLDGLPGLVFNAYLSADRGDRALSSHSNLYAPFYLWRDAEAMHDFLAGAAFRALTASFGRPAVQLWTVCAAHLRADLRGARYARREIVAIPDADALDTPGDRETERAKGDLAAGALAAVSAYEPHGWNLLRLRLWRDLPPPSPDVGQAYAVGHVSMPASGG, via the coding sequence ATGATCGCCATGCAGTACAGCATCGCGTTGCCGGCCGACTACGACATGACCATCATCCAGCGCCGCATCGTCGACAAGGGGCCGTTGCTGGATGGCCTGCCGGGATTGGTGTTCAATGCCTATCTCAGCGCCGACCGCGGCGATCGCGCGCTGTCCAGCCACAGCAACCTGTATGCGCCGTTCTACCTGTGGCGCGATGCCGAGGCGATGCACGATTTCCTCGCCGGCGCCGCGTTCCGCGCGCTGACCGCGTCGTTCGGGCGGCCCGCGGTGCAACTGTGGACGGTGTGCGCTGCGCATCTGCGCGCGGACCTGCGTGGCGCCCGCTACGCCCGGCGCGAGATCGTCGCGATCCCCGATGCCGACGCGCTCGATACGCCGGGCGACCGCGAGACCGAGCGGGCGAAGGGCGATCTTGCCGCAGGCGCGCTCGCGGCGGTGAGCGCCTACGAGCCGCATGGCTGGAACCTGCTGCGCCTGCGGCTTTGGCGCGATCTGCCGCCGCCCTCGCCGGACGTCGGTCAAGCCTATGCCGTCGGCCACGTGTCCATGCCGGCAAGCGGCGGTTGA
- a CDS encoding LysR substrate-binding domain-containing protein, with product MRRITFDLDALRSFVAGVELGSFAKAADRHGRSTSAISAQLKKLEAQAGHTLLRRSGRGLALTDAGEVLLAYARRLLDLNDEATGALHGSVLQGWVRLGLQEDFGEHMLPDVLGRFARAHPKVRIEARIARHQELLARVDAGQLDLALVWDAGTATAHRAPQAAWPMRWIAAAQAPLADPSGWHSETPLPLVMLEAPCLLRTAATTALDRAGIPWRIAFTSASLGGVWAAVRAGLGLTLRTPAGLPESLALLLPGAGGLPTLPALDLNLHRADAEPAPAVARLAEILQQRLHEARMAYADPE from the coding sequence ATGCGTCGCATCACCTTCGATCTCGATGCGCTGCGCAGCTTCGTCGCCGGCGTCGAACTGGGCAGCTTCGCCAAGGCGGCAGATCGGCACGGGCGCTCCACGTCCGCGATCAGCGCGCAGCTGAAGAAGCTCGAAGCGCAGGCCGGCCACACGCTGCTGCGCCGCAGCGGCCGCGGACTGGCGCTGACCGACGCTGGCGAGGTGTTGCTGGCCTACGCAAGGCGCCTGCTGGACCTCAACGACGAAGCCACCGGTGCCCTGCACGGGTCGGTCCTGCAGGGTTGGGTACGGCTTGGGCTGCAGGAGGATTTCGGCGAGCACATGTTGCCCGACGTGCTGGGACGCTTCGCCCGCGCCCATCCCAAGGTGCGCATCGAAGCGCGCATCGCGCGCCATCAGGAACTGCTGGCCCGGGTCGACGCGGGCCAGCTGGACCTGGCGCTGGTCTGGGACGCAGGGACCGCGACGGCGCATCGGGCGCCGCAGGCGGCCTGGCCGATGCGCTGGATCGCCGCGGCCCAGGCGCCGCTTGCGGACCCGAGCGGCTGGCACAGCGAGACGCCATTGCCGCTGGTGATGCTGGAGGCGCCCTGCCTGCTGCGCACCGCGGCGACCACGGCGCTGGATCGCGCCGGCATCCCGTGGCGCATCGCCTTCACCAGCGCCAGCCTGGGCGGCGTCTGGGCGGCGGTGCGCGCCGGCCTGGGCCTGACCTTGCGCACGCCGGCCGGCCTGCCCGAGTCGCTGGCGCTGCTGCTGCCAGGGGCAGGCGGCCTGCCGACGCTGCCGGCGCTGGACCTGAACCTGCATCGTGCCGACGCGGAACCGGCACCGGCGGTGGCGCGCCTGGCGGAGATCCTGCAGCAGCGCCTGCACGAGGCGCGCATGGCATACGCCGATCCGGAGTGA
- the radC gene encoding DNA repair protein RadC, protein MHIHDWPDTERPREKLLARGPGALSDAELLAIFLGSGLPGSDAVRTSRDLLQRHGPLRTLLDRPPGDLVNLPGLGPARACKLSAALELGQRHLAAELERGTILTDPDMAGLYFARRLRAWPHEVFAVLFLDTKHRSLAFEELSHGTLDGAEVHPREVVRRALMHNAAAVMIGHNHPSGNPEPSPADRAVTHRLKQALGLLDIRLLDHFIVGDGAPVSMAARGWA, encoded by the coding sequence ATGCACATACACGACTGGCCCGACACCGAACGCCCCCGGGAAAAGCTGCTGGCACGCGGCCCCGGCGCCCTCTCCGACGCCGAACTGCTGGCGATCTTCCTCGGCTCCGGCCTGCCCGGCAGCGACGCGGTGCGGACCTCGCGCGACCTGCTGCAGCGGCACGGCCCGCTGCGCACGCTGCTCGACCGCCCGCCCGGCGACCTGGTCAACCTGCCGGGGCTCGGCCCGGCGCGCGCCTGCAAGCTGTCGGCCGCGCTGGAGCTGGGCCAGCGTCACCTGGCCGCCGAACTGGAACGCGGCACCATCCTGACCGATCCGGACATGGCCGGCCTGTACTTCGCGCGGCGGTTGCGGGCATGGCCGCACGAGGTGTTCGCGGTGCTGTTCCTGGACACCAAGCACCGCTCGCTGGCGTTCGAAGAACTGTCCCATGGCACCCTGGACGGCGCCGAGGTGCATCCGCGCGAAGTGGTGCGGCGCGCGCTGATGCACAACGCGGCCGCGGTGATGATCGGCCACAACCACCCCTCGGGGAACCCGGAACCCTCGCCCGCCGACCGCGCCGTCACCCATCGCCTGAAACAGGCGCTGGGGTTGCTGGATATCCGCCTGCTGGACCATTTCATCGTCGGCGACGGGGCACCGGTGTCGATGGCGGCGCGCGGCTGGGCCTGA
- a CDS encoding acyltransferase, translating to MRYPGLDVLRALAIGWVMLFHAFVVGGLGPDWAWLSRYGWMGVDLFFVLSGFLIGGQVLAPLARGEPLRYGDFYLRRAFRILPAFAVVLALYLAWPDFREAPGLAPWWMFASFTLNLGIDYANQQAFSHAWSLCVEEHFYLVFPLLAALSMRRPSAPRFVAVCGAVVLAGIALRTATWLHDRALDRIGDGLQRNWFIEDIYYPTWNRLDGLLAGVVLAAIKVFRPQRWQWLQARANALLLAGLAVCALAMWLFRERTGLLGNAIGWPVVSLGLALLTIAGASTRSWIGRRALPGAGWLAAVSYSLYLSHKAVFHLTQSWFGAALDGRGLLAFASYAAMALLAAALLHYAVERPFLRLRERLRRKSAEVPVAA from the coding sequence ATGCGCTACCCCGGACTGGATGTGCTGCGCGCGCTGGCGATCGGGTGGGTGATGCTGTTCCACGCGTTCGTGGTCGGCGGCCTGGGGCCGGACTGGGCCTGGCTGTCGCGCTACGGCTGGATGGGCGTGGACCTGTTCTTCGTGCTCAGCGGTTTCCTGATCGGCGGCCAGGTGCTGGCGCCGCTGGCGCGCGGCGAACCGCTGCGCTATGGCGATTTCTATCTGCGCCGCGCGTTCCGCATCCTGCCGGCCTTCGCCGTGGTGCTGGCGCTGTATTTGGCCTGGCCGGACTTCCGCGAAGCGCCGGGCCTCGCGCCGTGGTGGATGTTCGCCAGCTTCACCTTGAACCTGGGCATCGACTACGCCAACCAGCAGGCGTTCTCGCATGCCTGGTCGCTGTGCGTGGAGGAGCATTTCTACCTGGTGTTCCCGCTGTTGGCGGCGCTGTCGATGCGGCGGCCGTCGGCGCCGCGTTTCGTCGCGGTGTGCGGCGCGGTGGTGCTGGCCGGCATCGCGCTGCGCACGGCGACATGGCTGCACGACAGGGCGCTCGACCGTATCGGCGACGGGCTGCAACGCAACTGGTTCATCGAGGACATCTACTACCCGACCTGGAACCGGCTCGACGGCTTGCTGGCCGGGGTGGTGCTGGCCGCGATCAAGGTGTTCCGGCCGCAGCGCTGGCAGTGGCTGCAGGCGCGGGCCAACGCACTGCTGCTGGCCGGGTTGGCGGTGTGCGCGCTGGCGATGTGGCTGTTCCGCGAACGTACCGGCCTGCTCGGCAATGCGATCGGCTGGCCGGTGGTGTCGCTGGGACTGGCGCTGCTGACGATCGCCGGCGCCTCCACGCGCAGTTGGATCGGCCGGCGCGCGTTGCCTGGGGCGGGGTGGCTGGCCGCGGTCTCCTACAGCCTGTATCTGTCGCACAAGGCCGTGTTCCATCTCACCCAGAGCTGGTTCGGTGCCGCGCTCGACGGGCGCGGGTTGCTCGCCTTCGCGAGCTATGCGGCGATGGCGCTGCTGGCCGCCGCGCTGCTGCACTACGCGGTGGAGCGGCCGTTCCTGCGCCTGCGCGAACGCCTGCGGCGCAAGTCCGCCGAAGTGCCGGTGGCGGCCTAG
- the coaBC gene encoding bifunctional phosphopantothenoylcysteine decarboxylase/phosphopantothenate--cysteine ligase CoaBC encodes MTGTFEGPLQGRRVLLCVGGGIAAYKALELVRRLREAGAEVQVAMTAGAQQFVTPLSFQALSAHPTRTSLWDSAAEQAMGHLELARWADRVVVAPATADLLARLAHGLADDLVTTLCLASTAPLTVCPAMNHRMWLHPATQANVATLRQRGASVVGPNDGPLAEGESGPGRLAEPEEIVAALAAGRAAAAATLAAPVPVAAGTAGGALHGLRLLISAGPTYEDLDPVRYLGNRSSGKMGYALAAAAARQGAAVVLVSGPVHLPTPDGVQRIDVRSAAQMRAAVLGALPADIYIGTAAVADYTPRQVAAQKIKKGGEMLTLELVRTPDILAEVAAQTQALKLVVGFAAETHDIERYARGKLNDKHLDLIIANQVGVAGNGFESDQNAATAYWQQGARSFPAVSKAQLAEQLLALIAERLHA; translated from the coding sequence GTGACCGGTACTTTCGAGGGGCCCCTGCAGGGGCGGCGTGTGCTGTTGTGCGTGGGCGGCGGCATCGCTGCCTACAAGGCGCTGGAGCTGGTGCGGCGGCTGCGCGAGGCGGGGGCCGAGGTGCAGGTGGCGATGACCGCCGGCGCGCAGCAGTTCGTCACGCCGCTGAGCTTTCAGGCGCTGTCCGCGCACCCGACCCGCACCAGCCTGTGGGACAGCGCCGCCGAGCAGGCGATGGGCCATCTGGAGCTGGCGCGCTGGGCCGACCGCGTGGTGGTGGCGCCGGCCACCGCCGACCTGTTGGCGCGGCTCGCCCACGGCCTGGCCGACGATCTGGTGACCACGCTGTGCCTGGCCAGCACCGCGCCGCTGACCGTATGCCCGGCGATGAACCACCGCATGTGGCTGCACCCCGCGACCCAGGCCAACGTCGCCACGCTGCGCCAGCGTGGCGCCAGCGTGGTCGGGCCGAACGACGGCCCGCTGGCCGAAGGCGAGTCCGGTCCCGGGCGCCTGGCCGAGCCGGAGGAGATCGTCGCCGCGCTGGCCGCCGGCCGCGCCGCGGCCGCGGCGACCCTGGCGGCGCCCGTGCCGGTCGCTGCCGGCACCGCTGGCGGCGCGCTGCACGGCCTGCGCCTGTTGATCAGCGCCGGGCCGACCTACGAAGACCTGGACCCGGTGCGCTACCTCGGCAACCGCAGCAGCGGCAAGATGGGCTATGCCCTGGCCGCCGCCGCGGCGCGGCAGGGCGCGGCGGTGGTGCTGGTCAGCGGCCCGGTGCACCTGCCCACGCCCGACGGCGTGCAGCGCATCGACGTGCGCTCGGCCGCGCAGATGCGCGCAGCGGTGCTGGGCGCGTTGCCGGCCGATATCTACATCGGCACCGCCGCGGTCGCCGACTACACGCCCAGGCAGGTCGCCGCGCAGAAGATCAAGAAGGGCGGCGAGATGCTGACCCTGGAACTGGTGCGGACCCCGGACATCCTGGCCGAGGTCGCCGCGCAGACCCAGGCGCTGAAACTGGTGGTCGGCTTCGCCGCCGAGACCCACGACATCGAGCGTTACGCGCGTGGCAAACTCAACGACAAGCACCTGGACCTGATCATCGCCAACCAGGTGGGAGTGGCCGGCAACGGCTTCGAGAGCGACCAGAATGCCGCCACCGCCTACTGGCAGCAGGGCGCACGCAGCTTCCCGGCCGTGTCCAAGGCGCAACTGGCCGAACAATTGCTGGCCCTGATCGCGGAGCGACTGCACGCATGA
- a CDS encoding SDR family NAD(P)-dependent oxidoreductase, translated as MTQTALITGATSGFGAAAVRRFVNAGWRVIATGRRAERLQPLLAEFGAERVHVAAFDIRDEAALDAMLAELPDAFRGIDLLVNNAGLAQGTAPAQAASLDDWRTMIDTNITALVTLTHRLLPTLIQRRGAIVNISSVAALYPYPGGNAYGGTKAFVSQFSLGLRSDLHGTGVRVTAIEPGMAETEFTLVRTHGDQGASDKLYHGAQPMTAEDIAEQIFWVATLPPHLNINRLEIMPVTQSFAGFQVARGRE; from the coding sequence ATGACCCAGACCGCCCTGATCACCGGTGCCACCTCCGGTTTCGGCGCCGCCGCCGTGCGCCGCTTCGTCAACGCCGGCTGGCGCGTGATCGCCACCGGGCGCCGCGCCGAGCGGCTGCAGCCGCTGCTGGCCGAGTTCGGTGCCGAGCGCGTGCACGTGGCGGCGTTCGACATCCGCGACGAAGCCGCGCTCGATGCGATGCTGGCCGAGCTGCCGGACGCATTCCGCGGCATCGACCTGCTGGTCAACAACGCCGGCCTGGCGCAGGGCACCGCCCCGGCGCAGGCCGCGTCGCTGGACGACTGGCGCACGATGATCGACACCAACATCACCGCGCTGGTGACCCTGACCCACCGCCTGCTGCCCACCCTGATCCAGCGCCGCGGCGCGATCGTCAACATCAGTTCGGTGGCCGCGCTGTACCCGTATCCGGGCGGCAATGCCTACGGCGGCACCAAGGCCTTCGTCAGCCAGTTCTCGCTGGGCCTGCGCTCGGACCTGCACGGCACCGGCGTGCGCGTGACCGCGATCGAGCCGGGCATGGCCGAGACCGAGTTCACCCTGGTCCGCACCCACGGCGACCAGGGCGCGTCGGACAAGCTGTACCACGGCGCGCAGCCGATGACCGCCGAGGACATCGCCGAACAGATCTTCTGGGTCGCCACGCTGCCGCCGCATCTGAACATCAACCGGCTGGAAATCATGCCGGTGACACAGTCCTTCGCCGGCTTCCAGGTGGCTAGGGGCCGGGAATAG
- the argS gene encoding arginine--tRNA ligase produces the protein MKSQLRALIGQGIEALRANGTLPTDTLPPDFVVERPKTREHGDFATNAAMLLAKAARGNPRALAQQLVAALPASDEVARVEIAGPGFINFHLSPSAYQREVLAVLKQGEDYGRSLVGNGRTVGVEYVSANPTGPLHVGHGRAAAIGDCLARLLEANGWNAKREFYYNDGGGQIENLARSVQARAQGKTPDSPGWPEEGYRGDYIQDVANAYLAGAAVDLEGHQVTGSKDPNDLEAIRRFAVAYLRNEQNHDLAAFGVDFDIYFLESSLYRDGKVEEAVQKLVASGHTYEEGGALWLKSTDFGDDKDRVMRKSDGSYTYFVPDVAYHLSKWQRGYVRAITELGADHHGSLARVRAGLQAMDLGIPKGWPEYVLHQMVTVMRGGEEVKLSKRAGSYLTLRDLIEEAGRDATRWFLIARKPDSQLTFDIDLARQQSNDNPVFYVQYAHARVCSLLRQAQEKKLDYDQADGLGQLNRLNDATSLELMLELSRYPEVVENAGHVLEPHLIAQYLRELATAFHTWYHGTPVLVDDAGERNAKLTLAVAAQQVLANGLNLLGVSAPEKM, from the coding sequence GTGAAATCCCAACTCCGCGCCCTGATCGGTCAAGGCATCGAAGCCTTGCGCGCCAACGGCACCCTGCCGACCGACACCCTGCCGCCGGACTTCGTGGTCGAACGGCCCAAGACCCGCGAGCACGGCGACTTCGCCACCAACGCGGCGATGCTGCTGGCCAAGGCCGCGCGCGGCAACCCGCGCGCGCTGGCGCAGCAGCTGGTCGCCGCGCTGCCGGCCAGCGACGAGGTGGCCCGGGTCGAGATCGCCGGCCCCGGCTTCATCAACTTCCACCTCAGCCCCAGCGCCTACCAGCGCGAAGTGCTGGCGGTGCTCAAGCAGGGCGAGGACTACGGCCGCAGCCTGGTCGGCAATGGCCGCACCGTGGGTGTGGAATACGTCTCGGCCAATCCGACCGGCCCGCTGCACGTGGGCCACGGCCGCGCCGCGGCGATCGGCGACTGCCTGGCGCGACTGCTCGAGGCCAACGGCTGGAACGCCAAGCGCGAGTTCTACTACAACGACGGCGGCGGGCAGATCGAGAACCTGGCGCGCTCGGTGCAGGCGCGCGCGCAGGGCAAGACCCCCGACAGCCCCGGCTGGCCGGAAGAAGGCTACCGCGGCGACTACATCCAGGACGTGGCCAACGCCTACCTGGCAGGCGCCGCGGTGGACCTGGAAGGCCACCAGGTCACCGGCTCCAAGGACCCGAACGACCTGGAGGCGATCCGCCGCTTCGCCGTGGCCTACCTGCGCAACGAGCAGAACCACGACCTGGCCGCGTTCGGCGTGGACTTCGACATCTACTTCCTGGAAAGCTCGCTGTACCGCGACGGCAAGGTCGAGGAAGCGGTGCAGAAGCTGGTCGCCTCCGGCCACACCTACGAGGAAGGCGGCGCGCTGTGGCTGAAATCGACCGATTTCGGCGACGACAAGGACCGCGTGATGCGCAAGTCCGACGGCAGCTACACCTATTTCGTGCCGGACGTGGCCTATCACCTGAGCAAGTGGCAGCGCGGCTACGTGCGCGCGATCACCGAGCTGGGCGCCGACCACCACGGCTCGCTGGCGCGGGTGCGGGCCGGCCTGCAGGCGATGGACCTGGGCATCCCCAAGGGCTGGCCCGAGTACGTGTTGCACCAGATGGTCACGGTGATGCGCGGCGGCGAGGAAGTGAAGCTGTCCAAGCGCGCCGGCAGCTACCTGACCCTGCGCGACCTGATCGAGGAAGCCGGCCGCGATGCCACGCGCTGGTTCCTGATCGCGCGCAAGCCCGATTCGCAGCTGACCTTCGACATCGACCTGGCGCGCCAGCAGAGCAACGACAATCCGGTGTTCTACGTGCAGTACGCGCATGCCCGGGTGTGCAGCCTGCTGCGCCAGGCGCAGGAGAAGAAACTGGACTACGACCAGGCCGACGGCCTGGGCCAGCTGAACCGGCTGAACGATGCGACCTCGCTGGAACTGATGCTGGAACTCTCGCGCTACCCGGAAGTGGTGGAGAATGCGGGGCATGTGCTGGAGCCGCACCTGATCGCGCAATACCTGCGCGAACTGGCGACCGCGTTCCACACCTGGTACCACGGCACCCCGGTGCTGGTGGACGATGCGGGCGAGCGCAACGCCAAGCTGACCCTGGCCGTGGCGGCGCAGCAAGTGCTGGCGAACGGCCTGAACCTCCTGGGCGTGTCCGCCCCGGAAAAAATGTGA
- a CDS encoding carboxymuconolactone decarboxylase family protein has protein sequence MSATCQPSASLFGDIAPKFAQLTDEVLFADLWQRPTLSPRERSLVTVAALVALYRPQQLPFHLSRALDNGLGRDELAEAITHLAFYAGWPCAASALPLLRAATASAA, from the coding sequence ATGTCCGCTACATGCCAGCCTTCTGCATCCTTGTTCGGTGATATCGCACCGAAATTCGCGCAACTGACCGATGAAGTGCTGTTCGCCGACCTGTGGCAGCGCCCCACGCTGTCGCCGCGCGAGCGCAGCTTGGTCACGGTGGCGGCGCTGGTGGCCCTGTACCGGCCGCAGCAACTGCCGTTCCACCTGAGCCGCGCGCTGGACAACGGCCTGGGCCGCGACGAACTGGCCGAAGCGATCACCCATCTGGCGTTCTACGCCGGTTGGCCGTGCGCCGCCTCGGCGCTGCCGCTGCTGCGCGCCGCGACCGCGTCGGCCGCCTGA
- a CDS encoding tautomerase family protein, with product MPYARISLHRGATPDYLRALSASVYQAMHEAFEVPAGDCFQVIHQHDPGELVFDRHYLGGPRSDGFVLIAITAGRPRSEARKRAFYRRLVELLAIAPGIAPEDVMVNIVTTAAQDWSFGGGRAGIVAAEAGA from the coding sequence ATGCCCTACGCCCGTATCTCGCTGCATCGCGGCGCCACGCCCGACTATCTGCGCGCCTTGTCCGCCAGCGTCTACCAGGCCATGCACGAGGCTTTCGAGGTGCCGGCCGGCGATTGCTTCCAGGTCATCCACCAGCACGATCCAGGGGAACTGGTGTTCGATCGCCACTATCTCGGCGGACCGCGTTCGGATGGCTTCGTGCTGATCGCGATCACCGCCGGGCGGCCGCGCAGCGAGGCCCGCAAGCGCGCGTTCTACCGGCGCCTGGTGGAGCTGCTGGCGATCGCGCCGGGCATCGCGCCGGAAGACGTGATGGTGAACATCGTCACCACCGCAGCGCAGGACTGGTCCTTCGGCGGCGGCCGCGCCGGGATCGTGGCCGCGGAGGCCGGCGCATGA